In Penaeus monodon isolate SGIC_2016 chromosome 7, NSTDA_Pmon_1, whole genome shotgun sequence, the following are encoded in one genomic region:
- the LOC119575356 gene encoding poly(U)-specific endoribonuclease-like isoform X2: MSSALGQSCVGRCGVNDGVSNCQCNSVCTTYGDCCSDYEQVCLTCKDRCGEAYVYSKPCQCNSECGSHGNCCSDYDVECGGGTGGGVTDTDLRNLMEELYSLDVNSVGNQLVLDHQGQGSSGELAPERLFASVPESALTGPTVSLLRQLQDNYVPSVTVAEDEDAAEVAEQEAFLDAVMATQVMQRAEAFLLEKNLLSGSLRAKLKEIWFMMYTRSGSTLGSSGFEHVFVGELKNGAVSGFHNWVSFYQEELAGNLNYMGWSKTVDLGDKGEIIMDHFEWLGEPKNIGSMMVGTSPELDMAMFTVCFLARPDSKCPTQMNNHQFQVQTWTLNYNGHVLVGSAYPDI; the protein is encoded by the exons ATGTCaa GCGCGCTCGGCCAGTCATGCGTTGGTCGATGCGGAGTGAATGACGGGGTGTCTAACTGCCAGTGCAACTCCGTCTGCACCACCTACGGAGACTGCTGCAGCGACTACGAGCAAGTATGTTTGACTTGCAAGGACCGCTGCGGGGAGGCCTACGTGTACTCCAAGCCGTGCCAGTGCAACAGCGAGTGCGGCTCCCATGGCAACTGCTGCTCGGATTACGATGTAGAGTGCGGAG GAGGAACCGGCGGGGGAGTGACAGACACCGACCTGAGGAACCTGATGGAGGAGCTCTACTCCCTGGACGTCAACAGCGTCGGCAACCAACTCGTCCTCGACCACCAGGGACAGGGATCCTCGGGGGAACTCGCCCCTGAGAG ACTCTTCGCCTCGGTGCCCGAGTCCGCCCTGACCGGCCCCACCGTCAGCCTCCTCCGCCAGCTGCAGGACAACTACGTCCCTTCCGTGACCGTCGCCGAGGACGAGGACGCGGCTGAGGTCGCGGAGCAGGAGGCCTTCCTGGACGCCGTCATGGCCACCCAGGTCATGCAGCGCGCGGAAGCTTTCCTTCTTGAGAAAA ATCTGCTGAGTGGAAGCCTTCGGGCCAAGCTGAAGGAGATCTGGTTCATGATGTACACGAGGTCGGGCAGCACGCTGGGTTCCTCTGGCTTCGAGCACGTGTTCGTCGGCGAGCTGAAGAACGGGGCCGTGTCGGGCTTCCACAACTGGGTCAGCTTCTACCAGGAGGAGCTCGCGGGCAACCTCAACTACATGGGCTGGTCGAAGACGGTTGACCTTGGAGATAAG GGAGAAATTATCATGGACCACTTCGAATGGCTGGGCGAACCCAAGAACATCGGGTCCATGATGGTCGGAACCTCGCCCGAGCTGGACATGGCCATGTTCACCGTGTGCTTCCTGGCCCGACCCGACTCCAAGTGCCCCACGCAGATGAACAATCATCAGTTCCAAGTTCAGACCTGGACTCTGAATTACAATGGCCATGTTCTTGTCGGCAGCGCTTATCCTGATATATAA
- the LOC119575356 gene encoding poly(U)-specific endoribonuclease-like isoform X1, with the protein MRVPALLLLFVAGALGQSCVGRCGVNDGVSNCQCNSVCTTYGDCCSDYEQVCLTCKDRCGEAYVYSKPCQCNSECGSHGNCCSDYDVECGGGTGGGVTDTDLRNLMEELYSLDVNSVGNQLVLDHQGQGSSGELAPERLFASVPESALTGPTVSLLRQLQDNYVPSVTVAEDEDAAEVAEQEAFLDAVMATQVMQRAEAFLLEKNLLSGSLRAKLKEIWFMMYTRSGSTLGSSGFEHVFVGELKNGAVSGFHNWVSFYQEELAGNLNYMGWSKTVDLGDKGEIIMDHFEWLGEPKNIGSMMVGTSPELDMAMFTVCFLARPDSKCPTQMNNHQFQVQTWTLNYNGHVLVGSAYPDI; encoded by the exons ATGAGGGTCCCAGCTCTTCTCCTGCTCTTCGTGGCCG GCGCGCTCGGCCAGTCATGCGTTGGTCGATGCGGAGTGAATGACGGGGTGTCTAACTGCCAGTGCAACTCCGTCTGCACCACCTACGGAGACTGCTGCAGCGACTACGAGCAAGTATGTTTGACTTGCAAGGACCGCTGCGGGGAGGCCTACGTGTACTCCAAGCCGTGCCAGTGCAACAGCGAGTGCGGCTCCCATGGCAACTGCTGCTCGGATTACGATGTAGAGTGCGGAG GAGGAACCGGCGGGGGAGTGACAGACACCGACCTGAGGAACCTGATGGAGGAGCTCTACTCCCTGGACGTCAACAGCGTCGGCAACCAACTCGTCCTCGACCACCAGGGACAGGGATCCTCGGGGGAACTCGCCCCTGAGAG ACTCTTCGCCTCGGTGCCCGAGTCCGCCCTGACCGGCCCCACCGTCAGCCTCCTCCGCCAGCTGCAGGACAACTACGTCCCTTCCGTGACCGTCGCCGAGGACGAGGACGCGGCTGAGGTCGCGGAGCAGGAGGCCTTCCTGGACGCCGTCATGGCCACCCAGGTCATGCAGCGCGCGGAAGCTTTCCTTCTTGAGAAAA ATCTGCTGAGTGGAAGCCTTCGGGCCAAGCTGAAGGAGATCTGGTTCATGATGTACACGAGGTCGGGCAGCACGCTGGGTTCCTCTGGCTTCGAGCACGTGTTCGTCGGCGAGCTGAAGAACGGGGCCGTGTCGGGCTTCCACAACTGGGTCAGCTTCTACCAGGAGGAGCTCGCGGGCAACCTCAACTACATGGGCTGGTCGAAGACGGTTGACCTTGGAGATAAG GGAGAAATTATCATGGACCACTTCGAATGGCTGGGCGAACCCAAGAACATCGGGTCCATGATGGTCGGAACCTCGCCCGAGCTGGACATGGCCATGTTCACCGTGTGCTTCCTGGCCCGACCCGACTCCAAGTGCCCCACGCAGATGAACAATCATCAGTTCCAAGTTCAGACCTGGACTCTGAATTACAATGGCCATGTTCTTGTCGGCAGCGCTTATCCTGATATATAA